Proteins encoded in a region of the Sporomusaceae bacterium FL31 genome:
- the pdxS gene encoding pyridoxal 5'-phosphate synthase subunit PdxS produces the protein MQQGTFRVKAGLAEMLKGGVIMDVTTPEQAKIAEQAGACAVMALERVPADIRAAGGVARMADPSIVESIMAAVTIPVMAKARIGHFVEAQILESLGADYIDESEVLTPADDKYHINKNQFKVPFVCGAKNLGEALRRIGEGAAMIRTKGEPGTGNVIEAVKHIRMVMSEIRLLQNLPEEEVAAFAKNIAAPIELVHETKKLGRLPVVNFAAGGIATPADAALMMQLGCDGIFVGSGIFKSGDPAKRAKAIVSATTYYNDAKILAEISKDLGEPMVGIEIDTIPQHERMQERGW, from the coding sequence ATGCAACAAGGAACTTTCCGTGTCAAAGCCGGTTTAGCAGAAATGCTCAAAGGCGGCGTCATTATGGATGTAACTACACCGGAGCAAGCAAAAATAGCTGAACAAGCAGGCGCTTGTGCTGTTATGGCCTTAGAACGAGTACCGGCGGATATCCGCGCTGCCGGCGGGGTTGCCCGCATGGCAGATCCGTCTATTGTTGAGAGTATCATGGCTGCTGTTACCATTCCCGTAATGGCTAAAGCTAGAATTGGCCACTTTGTTGAGGCTCAAATCCTTGAATCCTTAGGTGCTGATTATATTGATGAGAGCGAAGTGCTTACTCCTGCGGATGATAAATATCATATTAATAAGAATCAATTTAAAGTGCCGTTTGTTTGCGGAGCAAAAAATCTAGGTGAAGCGTTACGCCGGATTGGTGAAGGCGCAGCGATGATTCGCACCAAAGGTGAGCCCGGAACCGGGAATGTCATCGAAGCTGTAAAACATATCCGGATGGTTATGAGTGAAATTCGATTGCTGCAAAATCTTCCTGAAGAAGAAGTTGCTGCTTTTGCAAAAAATATTGCGGCCCCAATTGAATTGGTACATGAGACTAAAAAGCTTGGCCGTTTACCCGTTGTAAACTTTGCTGCCGGTGGTATTGCAACTCCTGCAGATGCAGCGCTTATGATGCAATTGGGCTGCGACGGCATCTTTGTCGGCTCAGGGATCTTTAAATCCGGTGATCCTGCTAAACGGGCTAAAGCGATCGTTTCTGCAACCACTTATTACAATGATGCAAAAATACTGGCCGAAATCTCCAAAGATTTGGGTGAGCCAATGGTCGGTATTGAGATAGATACCATTCCGCAGCATGAGCGGATGCAGGAACGCGGCTGGTAA
- the pacL gene encoding calcium-translocating P-type ATPase, SERCA-type translates to MFAHITTNTRSMVPGRLRINVAGLKRNKEFAGYLTKQLQLVSGIKGASASYLTGRVLIHYAPETMSAAVIQQQIQHLYKQFKHARQECSITGIAATTSAALSYAPVLSKKPIHSVESQRQGKLKLMNTVITGGILAGLIVKRLIIGRSMLSSSQQIFNVAAMTTIVAGYPMLRSGIGNLVQHKKVNNDLLLSSASLILLAMRESLTGLSVLWLVQLSGLFSFIMQMRSQRAVRQLLLGKKSQVLRLQEEKLQAIDAKDINIDDIIVVQRGNVIQVDGVVVDGQATVNQSALCGEFMPVEKLPGEEVLAGMMVTAGVIHVKATKVGADTSVAKIVAMVSQANNNTIAQAQSGELYSGKLVPWTIGIAAAIFLLTRDYRRSLAVLLAGCPAALALASHTTFGMAVAQAARQGIFIKDTKSLQTAESIDTVIFDKTGTLTTAQPEISGIVALGRNSDENEILALAASAEASVSHPLAQMIRKAALTKGLAIKPIQNQELFSYGIKGLIEQDIVMVGSEQFMADHQVDITQAKAKIMRFQHLGSKVLYVAVNHKLTGLIGVNDSLRPESQQAIEAIRAAGIADIRVLTGDTAESASAIARQLGLENVWSSMLPEDKLRVIVQLQQEGKHVAMIGDGINDSPAMSAANLGMAMGAAGSDLAVQAADIVICGDDVRKVGEVVELSRHTMQVMRQNLAFAAGSSVVGIALAVMRVISPLSAVLLLNMSTLGVVLNSARLLKSSRCSQSQSAVSKPSLLDLQQFAQNPPATQAIKPAGNLVQLPQGKYSQHGQAQEDMGVLWHALSVDKVVNQLGSSVHYGLSEQAALRHCAQYGLNVMAEAKKTSFWQLFRDQFKDFMVKVLIGATGLSFFLGEVKDAMLTGGIIIANALLGAYQESKAEQSLDSMKKMAAPLAKVIRGGRVQCIKAEYLVPGDLIVLEAGDRIPADARLIKTNQFEVEEASLTGENLPAKKDSRQVYPDDTAVGDRKNMVYLGTNVTRGRAQAIVIATGMGTEMGKIAALLQRHKPEPTPLQLKLEEMGKIIVVGCLSVAGIVFLTGILRGQSLLNMVRSSATIAVTAIPEGLSAIVIVALALGVRRMVKQNILVRNMASIETLGCATVICSDKTGTLTKNEMTVRKIYTVGNSWSITGEGYSPQGQFMREKTPIDPTTDASLMQILLIGSLCNNAKLNNGKKSCKEQVVAIKAGRNKSWSIDGDPTEGALLVAAAKAGLWENKLAHSYIREREIPFESERRMMSVVCTGHDKAEVLYCKGAADSILSICTHYLDGSTVRLLTPEVRNQLHHASEQMADEALRVLAAAFRPLAAEEDDESLEQSLVFCGLFGMIDPPRPEVPAAIAKCKQAGVKVVMITGDHPNTAKAIARELGLLEDSGHVLVGQELDKMSDEQLAEVVESINVFARTAPQHKLRLIKAFKEKGYVVAMTGDGVNDAPAIKAADIGIAMGIMGTAVTKEAACLTLADDNFATIVKAMEEGRSIYANIRKAIRYALATNIGEVVLMFLAALVGLPLPLLPIQLLWINLIGDGLPVIALVNDPPAKGIMEQPPRSGNDSVFSGGLGVKIISRGIVIGSAALALYAWKLFASGNLMLARTLAVAQVAVSQFVHIFDCRVEDRTGKVGLFSNRALMGAVALSMAMVFAIIYLPALQATFGTTGLSLSDWLVVAGASAATAFVDVAARKALQKILPPEESNQFSCAKEPLPAL, encoded by the coding sequence TTGTTTGCACATATTACGACTAATACACGAAGCATGGTACCGGGGCGGTTAAGAATCAACGTAGCGGGGCTTAAACGTAACAAAGAATTTGCCGGATATTTAACCAAGCAACTGCAGCTGGTATCAGGAATCAAAGGCGCCTCAGCCAGTTATCTGACTGGACGGGTGCTGATTCACTATGCACCAGAAACCATGTCAGCTGCTGTTATCCAGCAGCAAATTCAGCATTTGTACAAACAATTTAAGCACGCCCGGCAGGAATGCAGCATAACGGGTATTGCGGCAACAACGAGTGCTGCGTTGTCCTATGCACCAGTCTTGTCAAAGAAGCCGATACATTCTGTAGAGTCCCAGAGGCAAGGCAAGCTGAAATTAATGAATACGGTGATCACTGGCGGAATATTGGCAGGACTTATTGTAAAACGCCTTATTATTGGCCGGTCCATGCTGTCGTCTTCTCAACAAATTTTTAATGTAGCAGCCATGACAACCATTGTTGCCGGCTATCCGATGCTGCGCAGTGGGATAGGAAATTTGGTGCAGCATAAAAAGGTTAATAATGATTTGCTGCTCTCTTCAGCATCGTTAATTCTGCTGGCTATGAGGGAGAGTTTAACCGGCTTATCCGTGCTATGGCTGGTGCAGCTCAGTGGGTTATTTAGCTTTATTATGCAAATGCGTTCGCAGCGTGCCGTACGGCAACTCCTTCTTGGCAAGAAATCTCAGGTTCTACGCTTACAGGAAGAAAAGCTGCAGGCAATTGATGCTAAAGATATCAACATTGATGATATTATTGTTGTTCAGCGGGGCAATGTGATTCAAGTAGATGGCGTTGTGGTGGATGGACAGGCGACTGTCAACCAGTCGGCGCTTTGTGGTGAATTTATGCCTGTTGAGAAGCTACCAGGCGAGGAAGTGTTAGCCGGCATGATGGTTACCGCGGGTGTCATCCATGTGAAAGCAACAAAAGTGGGGGCAGATACTTCGGTAGCAAAAATTGTTGCCATGGTCAGTCAAGCCAATAACAACACCATTGCCCAGGCCCAATCTGGTGAACTCTATTCGGGCAAACTGGTACCGTGGACAATCGGTATTGCTGCAGCAATTTTTCTGCTAACCCGTGATTATCGCCGCAGCTTAGCTGTTTTACTGGCTGGCTGTCCGGCAGCGCTAGCGTTAGCGTCTCATACCACTTTCGGGATGGCTGTCGCGCAGGCCGCGCGCCAGGGGATTTTTATTAAAGACACAAAATCCCTTCAGACGGCTGAAAGTATTGACACAGTCATTTTTGATAAAACAGGCACTTTAACAACCGCGCAGCCTGAAATTTCCGGTATTGTCGCATTAGGGCGGAATTCTGACGAGAATGAGATATTAGCTTTGGCTGCCAGTGCGGAAGCCTCGGTCAGCCACCCACTGGCCCAAATGATCAGAAAGGCTGCATTAACAAAGGGGCTGGCCATAAAGCCGATACAAAACCAAGAGCTCTTTAGTTATGGCATCAAGGGGCTTATTGAGCAAGATATAGTCATGGTTGGCAGCGAACAATTCATGGCGGATCATCAAGTTGATATTACCCAGGCCAAAGCCAAAATAATGCGCTTTCAGCACCTTGGCAGTAAAGTATTGTATGTAGCGGTCAATCATAAGCTCACCGGTTTGATTGGCGTAAACGACAGCCTGCGGCCGGAAAGTCAGCAAGCTATTGAGGCCATCCGGGCAGCTGGGATAGCCGATATTCGGGTGTTAACCGGTGATACAGCAGAGAGCGCCAGTGCCATCGCCAGACAGCTCGGGTTGGAAAATGTTTGGAGCAGTATGCTACCTGAAGACAAGCTGAGAGTGATTGTCCAATTGCAGCAAGAGGGAAAACATGTTGCTATGATTGGTGATGGTATTAACGATTCACCGGCTATGTCTGCTGCCAATCTTGGTATGGCAATGGGGGCGGCCGGCTCAGACTTGGCTGTGCAGGCCGCCGATATTGTTATTTGCGGTGATGATGTCCGCAAAGTTGGTGAAGTGGTTGAATTAAGCCGACACACCATGCAGGTCATGAGGCAAAATCTAGCATTTGCTGCTGGTAGTAGTGTGGTTGGCATTGCTTTAGCAGTGATGCGAGTCATTTCGCCGCTGTCTGCGGTGCTATTGTTAAATATGAGTACGCTTGGAGTTGTCTTAAATTCGGCCAGACTGCTCAAATCCAGTCGATGTAGTCAGTCTCAGTCCGCTGTTAGTAAGCCGTCGCTGCTGGACTTGCAGCAGTTTGCCCAAAATCCTCCAGCAACCCAGGCAATAAAACCAGCCGGCAATCTTGTTCAGTTACCTCAGGGAAAGTATTCACAGCACGGTCAAGCTCAGGAGGATATGGGGGTACTTTGGCATGCTCTGTCGGTAGACAAGGTGGTCAATCAGTTGGGCAGTTCTGTCCACTATGGCTTAAGCGAGCAGGCTGCGCTGCGGCATTGCGCGCAATATGGATTGAATGTGATGGCTGAAGCAAAAAAGACCTCTTTCTGGCAATTGTTTCGCGATCAGTTTAAGGATTTTATGGTGAAAGTTTTAATTGGTGCAACTGGTTTATCGTTTTTCCTAGGAGAAGTCAAGGATGCCATGCTAACAGGCGGAATTATTATTGCCAATGCTTTGCTGGGAGCTTACCAGGAAAGCAAGGCTGAGCAGTCGCTGGATTCAATGAAGAAAATGGCAGCTCCTTTAGCGAAAGTCATCCGGGGTGGGCGGGTCCAGTGTATCAAAGCTGAGTATTTGGTTCCCGGCGATTTGATTGTTTTAGAAGCCGGTGATCGTATTCCGGCTGATGCCCGCTTGATCAAAACCAATCAATTTGAGGTTGAAGAAGCTTCGTTAACTGGTGAAAACTTGCCTGCTAAAAAGGATAGCCGTCAAGTATATCCTGATGACACTGCGGTAGGAGATCGCAAAAATATGGTCTACCTGGGTACTAATGTGACGCGAGGCCGTGCACAAGCGATTGTCATTGCCACCGGGATGGGAACAGAAATGGGTAAAATTGCTGCGCTATTACAGCGTCACAAACCAGAACCGACACCGTTGCAGTTAAAGCTGGAAGAAATGGGTAAGATCATTGTTGTGGGCTGCTTATCTGTTGCTGGAATTGTTTTTTTAACTGGAATACTGCGTGGACAAAGTTTATTGAACATGGTACGATCTTCAGCGACCATTGCGGTTACTGCTATTCCTGAAGGCTTGTCGGCGATTGTCATTGTCGCGTTGGCGTTAGGTGTACGACGAATGGTCAAACAAAATATTCTGGTTCGTAATATGGCTTCCATCGAAACTCTAGGCTGTGCAACCGTTATTTGTTCTGATAAAACAGGGACTTTAACTAAAAATGAAATGACGGTACGAAAGATTTATACGGTTGGCAATAGCTGGAGCATTACTGGTGAGGGATATTCTCCGCAAGGTCAGTTTATGCGCGAAAAAACACCGATTGATCCAACGACCGATGCCAGCCTCATGCAAATCCTGTTGATTGGCTCTTTATGTAATAATGCGAAACTCAATAACGGCAAAAAAAGCTGTAAAGAGCAAGTGGTGGCAATTAAAGCTGGACGAAATAAATCTTGGAGCATTGATGGTGATCCCACTGAAGGGGCCTTATTGGTTGCTGCAGCTAAAGCAGGACTATGGGAGAATAAATTAGCGCATTCTTATATCCGGGAACGGGAAATTCCGTTTGAGTCAGAACGGCGGATGATGTCAGTCGTCTGTACAGGGCATGACAAAGCCGAAGTCTTATATTGTAAAGGTGCTGCAGACAGTATCCTATCGATCTGTACTCATTATCTGGATGGCAGTACGGTGCGTCTGCTGACCCCCGAGGTTCGCAATCAACTTCATCATGCTAGTGAACAGATGGCTGATGAAGCACTGCGGGTGCTAGCTGCTGCTTTTCGACCGCTTGCAGCCGAGGAGGATGATGAATCTTTAGAACAATCCTTAGTGTTCTGCGGGTTGTTTGGCATGATCGATCCTCCGCGACCCGAGGTGCCGGCAGCCATTGCCAAATGCAAGCAGGCAGGTGTTAAGGTGGTTATGATTACCGGAGATCATCCGAATACCGCCAAAGCTATTGCCCGAGAATTAGGATTGTTAGAAGATTCAGGGCATGTCTTAGTTGGTCAGGAACTGGATAAAATGTCTGATGAACAATTGGCCGAAGTTGTTGAAAGCATTAATGTTTTTGCCCGTACGGCTCCGCAGCATAAACTGCGGCTCATTAAAGCCTTTAAGGAAAAAGGTTATGTTGTAGCGATGACTGGGGATGGGGTTAATGATGCTCCGGCAATTAAAGCTGCCGATATTGGAATTGCCATGGGAATTATGGGGACAGCAGTCACTAAAGAGGCAGCATGTCTGACCTTAGCGGATGATAACTTTGCGACAATTGTTAAAGCCATGGAGGAAGGTCGGTCAATTTACGCCAATATCCGTAAAGCCATTCGTTATGCACTGGCGACTAATATTGGTGAAGTGGTCTTGATGTTCCTTGCGGCGTTGGTTGGCTTGCCGCTGCCGCTATTACCCATCCAATTGTTATGGATCAATTTAATTGGTGATGGACTGCCAGTCATTGCGCTGGTGAATGATCCTCCGGCAAAAGGGATTATGGAACAGCCTCCGCGCAGTGGTAATGACAGTGTGTTTTCAGGCGGATTAGGGGTAAAAATCATCTCCCGGGGCATTGTTATTGGCTCAGCCGCGTTAGCGCTGTATGCCTGGAAATTGTTTGCAAGCGGTAATCTTATGCTGGCACGCACTCTCGCCGTGGCACAGGTGGCAGTCAGTCAGTTTGTGCATATTTTTGATTGCCGTGTAGAAGATCGTACCGGTAAAGTCGGTTTATTTAGCAACCGGGCGTTAATGGGCGCAGTTGCCTTATCGATGGCAATGGTATTCGCCATTATCTATTTACCAGCCTTACAGGCAACCTTTGGTACAACCGGTCTTAGTCTCAGTGACTGGCTTGTGGTGGCAGGTGCATCAGCAGCCACGGCTTTCGTTGATGTTGCTGCCAGAAAAGCATTACAAAAGATTCTTCCACCTGAAGAAAGCAATCAGTTCTCGTGTGCTAAAGAACCGTTGCCAGCCCTATAA
- the yfjF gene encoding UPF0060 membrane protein YfjF → MDYLKSGFYFIIAGLFEIGGGYLIWLWLRENKSFTYAVLGAVILVLYGVIPTLQPANFGRVYAAYGGVFIVMSLGWGWLVDKITPDKFDLIGAAIATLGVMIIMYWPRS, encoded by the coding sequence ATGGATTATCTTAAATCAGGATTTTATTTCATAATAGCCGGTCTATTTGAAATAGGCGGTGGTTATCTAATCTGGTTATGGCTGCGTGAGAATAAGAGTTTTACTTACGCAGTATTAGGCGCAGTGATTCTTGTTTTGTATGGCGTTATTCCAACTCTTCAGCCGGCAAATTTCGGGCGCGTTTATGCGGCTTATGGGGGAGTTTTTATTGTTATGTCACTTGGCTGGGGCTGGCTTGTAGATAAAATCACACCAGATAAATTTGATTTAATCGGAGCGGCAATCGCAACCCTCGGGGTAATGATCATCATGTATTGGCCGCGCAGCTAG
- the pdxT gene encoding pyridoxal 5'-phosphate synthase subunit PdxT: MKIGVLALQGAFREHCWMLAECGAEAVEVRKAVELDDIQGLIIPGGESTTIGKLLIDWGLMARIKERAAEGMAIYGTCAGMILLAKHIVGSEQPRLGLMDTSVRRNAFGRQCESFEADLYVKEFGEEPVRAVFIRAPYIEEAGEQVKVLAAVEGKIVIARQDKLLAIAFHPELTKDKRIHQYFIEMIRE; this comes from the coding sequence ATGAAGATTGGGGTATTAGCTCTGCAGGGGGCATTCCGGGAGCATTGCTGGATGTTAGCAGAATGCGGAGCAGAAGCAGTCGAAGTTAGAAAAGCTGTTGAGCTTGATGATATACAAGGGCTGATTATCCCCGGAGGAGAAAGCACAACAATTGGCAAGCTCTTGATTGACTGGGGCTTAATGGCTAGAATTAAAGAACGTGCGGCTGAAGGTATGGCCATCTATGGTACTTGTGCCGGGATGATTCTGCTGGCTAAGCATATTGTTGGCAGTGAGCAGCCGCGGTTAGGTTTAATGGATACATCGGTGCGCCGCAATGCTTTTGGCCGGCAATGTGAAAGTTTTGAGGCTGACTTGTATGTTAAAGAGTTTGGTGAAGAGCCGGTGCGGGCAGTCTTCATCCGTGCTCCTTATATTGAAGAAGCCGGAGAGCAGGTTAAAGTTCTAGCTGCTGTGGAAGGAAAAATCGTCATTGCCCGCCAAGATAAGCTTTTGGCAATAGCTTTTCATCCTGAATTAACCAAAGATAAGCGAATCCATCAATATTTTATCGAAATGATTCGGGAATAA